GATAGTTATGCGGTGCTCAAAAGATTTGCCGCAGGCAATGAGCGGGTCAAACTAATCCGGCTTGGCCGCAATTTCGGCCAGACATTGGCTATCCAGGCGGGGATAGATAATGCCAAAGGGGATTTGCTGGTAATAATAGACGCTGACCTGCAGAATGACCCGGTTGATATCCCTCTATTGCTGGAAAAGGTCCGGCAAGGTTATGATGTGGTAAGCGGCTGGCGGATAAACAGGAAGGACCCGCTTTTTGCCAAGAAGATACCGTCGTATGTCGCTAATAAACTGATCGGGATTCTATTCGGGATAAAGATACATGATCTGGGTTGCGGCCTTAAGGCTTATAAAAAAGAGGTTTTTCGGGGTTTAAGGCTTTATGGCGAGATGCACAGGCTTTTGCCGGTTTACCTGGCTATGCGGGGGGTAACTATGGCCGAGGTCGAGGTGTCGCATACCCAGCGCAGTTCCGGCAAGAGCCATTACGGCTGGACGCGGATATTCAAAGTCTGCCTGGATATGGTGACCTTGAGATTTTTCGATTCATATGCCACCAAGCCGATATACTTTTTCGGCGGTTTCGGTTTGTTCCTGATGGCCTGCGGGATGATCTGCGGCACGGCGGTAATGATCAGGACTATCGTTTTCGCAGGGCTTTGGATAAGCCCGCTGCTTTTCATATCGCTGATGTTTTTTACCATGGGTATGATGCTGGTGCTGATGGGGTTGATGGCGGAGATCATCATAAGGATCTATTACGGGGCAAAAGCCGAAGACAACCAGCCTTATCAGATCAAGGATATTTTTCAGAAAAACGACCATTCGACTGCCTAATATGTGCGGTATCTGCGGTTTTGTATCATCCAACAATCCTTCCTTTTTCGGCGGGGATATTCTTAAACGAATGCTCGCTGTCATACGCCACAGGGGCCCTGATGATGAAGGCTCGCTTATTGACGGCAATGCCGCTTTCGGCGCCAAGCGTTTAAAGGTGATCGACCTGATTTCCGGGCACCAGCCCATTCACGACGAGAAAAAGCGTTTCTGGGTTGTGTTAAACGGGGAGATATATAATTATCAGGAATTACGTCGGCAGCTTCGCGAAAAAGGGCATGTCTTTTATACCGATACCGATACCGAAGTAATAGCCCATTTGTTTGAAGATCACGGTTGTGATTGCGCGTCAAGGCTGGAAGGGATGTTCGCCTTCGCGGTCTGGGACAGCCGGGAAAGGCGATTTTTCCTCTGTCGCGACCGGTTCGGGATAAAACCGTTGTATTATTCCGTTGTCTTGGGAAGTTTCGTGTTCGCTTCCGAGCCGAAGGCGTTACTTGAATTTCCCGGGGTCAGCCGCCAGATCGATCTTACCGGCCTGGATGAATATTTCACCTTTGAGTATGTTCCGGCGCCGCGCTCCATATTCAAGGATATCCGTAAATTGCCCGCAGGTTGTCAATTGACCTATCAGGGCAGTGAGATCAAAGTAGATAAATACTGGGATATCGACCTCTTTGCGAAAAGCCGGTTCCTGAACGAGCCCCAGGCCGTGGACG
This genomic interval from Candidatus Omnitrophota bacterium contains the following:
- a CDS encoding glycosyltransferase family 2 protein, translated to MISVIIPVYNESRNLKVLYPRLSGVMDDLSEIYELIFVDDNSADDSYAVLKRFAAGNERVKLIRLGRNFGQTLAIQAGIDNAKGDLLVIIDADLQNDPVDIPLLLEKVRQGYDVVSGWRINRKDPLFAKKIPSYVANKLIGILFGIKIHDLGCGLKAYKKEVFRGLRLYGEMHRLLPVYLAMRGVTMAEVEVSHTQRSSGKSHYGWTRIFKVCLDMVTLRFFDSYATKPIYFFGGFGLFLMACGMICGTAVMIRTIVFAGLWISPLLFISLMFFTMGMMLVLMGLMAEIIIRIYYGAKAEDNQPYQIKDIFQKNDHSTA